The following proteins are encoded in a genomic region of Drosophila miranda strain MSH22 chromosome 4, D.miranda_PacBio2.1, whole genome shotgun sequence:
- the LOC108162230 gene encoding CD109 antigen isoform X5, with product MLRICLSVFLLQFALLINATGLYSVVGPGTIRSNFRYNVAVSVHKADGPSQMRISLNGPSYNETKEIEVEPMSTQNVEFDVPKLASGDYNLTAVGVTGIVFQNSTKLNHADDKLPTFIQTDKATYKPADLVQFRVLFVDEYTRPAKIDKPITIAITDGAQNRIKQLSDIKLTKGVYSGELQLSEQPVLGTWKIAVSVDGDGTETKTFEVDKYVLPKFEVIVESPKDLAVQDKVVKATIRAKYTYGKPVKGKATVSIEPNFAHYLNHDIGKQEKTIDIDGKGHVEFSIEGNQYRGGYSPPLKILAIVTEELTGNKQNATTIVNLHSQRYKIEGVDNPPSYQPGKTFVFQVVVKNVDGSPVRDSTKKVKLSFMNGNRFSAGTRQEFNFEGPLNEHGMASFNVTLPEMKMSYVSINAEFGDSSSYVGSISKFHPALETDEPLKIEVKTKTPKLGETVSFEVKSNADIPYFVYTIVARGNIVDTDYVDVPKGRKTHTVKFVPSFAMVPQATIFVHYIFDNELRFEEKRITFEMDFTNSIEISAPADAKPSEEIKLRVKTDADSFVGLLGVDQSVLLLKSGNDLNRDEIFNSLSKYQTTTPYRRGFGRYPGETSGLVTLTNANYPYNTDDLIVPFFVLNSPMPVAFSIAGAPGIPGPPGPASASGAVLPQIRKEFPENWIFYNAENTDADGFTLAKKIPDTITSWVVTGFSLNPSSGIALTKNPSKIRVFQPFFVSTNLPYSVKRGEVIAIPVIIFNYLDKALDAEVTMDNTDKEYEFTEATNEVEEKASDEERRVKRVTIPANSGKSVSFMIRPKTVGSTTLKITATSPLAGDTIHQKLKVEPEGVTQFVNRAVFINLKEQPEMSETLEVQIPTEAVRDSEFIEFSVMGDLLGPTLQNLDNLVRMPYGCGEQNMVNFVPNILVLKYLEVTNRKMPSIEAKARKFLEIGYQRELTYKHDDGSYSAFGKSDPSGSTWLTAYVMRSFHQAGKYTDVDPKVVTAGLDFLLSKQKENGEFPEVGKLFDNANQNELALTSFVLLAFFENQELIPKYQSAIDKGVQYVAEEVDKTEDQYALAIAAVALQLAKHPQAEKVLAKLEGEAKQENDRKWWSKATETSGEQSSRLTIWRPRSNDVEITSYVLLALLEKNPAETTLPIVKWLIGQRNSNGGFASTQDTVIGLQALTKFASKTGSGTGTMDVEFVPSNGTKSTIKVEPENSLVLQTHVLPKTTRKVDFTAKGTGSAMVQLSYRYNLAEKDKKPSFKVTPTVKETTSSQLLVVDICAEYIPLEDGDKEKDSNMAVMEIVLPSGFVGDADSLSKIQAVDRVKRVETKNSDSTVIVYFDSLTPGDVKCLPVEATKAHAVAKQKPAAVSLYDYYDTERRATEYYQVKSSLCDICEGSDCGTGCKKE from the exons ATGTTGAGGATATGTCTCAGTGTTTTTCTGTTGCAATTCGCATTGTTAATCAATGCCACCGG CCTCTATTCGGTTGTGGGGCCTGGCACCATCCGCTCCAACTTCAGGTACAATGTGGCCGTGTCCGTGCACAAGGCGGACGGCCCCAGCCAGATGAGAATCAGCCTCAATGGACCCTCCTACAACGAGACAAAGGAGATTGAGGTAGAGCCCATGTCCACCCAGAATGTGGAGTTCGATGTGCCGAAGCTGGCCAGCGGGGACTACAATCTGACAGCTGTCGGAGTGACGGGCATCGTCTTCCAGAACTCCACCAAGCTGAACCATGCCGACGATAAGCTCCCGACCTTCATTCAGACCGATAAGGCCACCTACAAGCCCGCCGATCTTGTGCAGTTCCGAGTACTATTCGTCGACGAGTACACTAGACCGGCCAAGATCGACAAGCCCATCACGATAGCCATCACTGATGGGGCCCAGAACCGCATTAAGCAGCTGTCGGACATCAAGCTGACGAAGGGCGTGTACTCCGGGGAGCTGCAGCTGTCCGAGCAGCCAGTGCTGGGCACCTGGAAGATCGCCGTGAGTGTGGACGGCGATGGCACGGAGACCAAGACATTCGAGGTGGACAAGTATGTGCTGCCCAAGTTCGAGGTGATCGTGGAGTCGCCCAAGGACTTGGCCGTGCAGGATAAGGTGGTGAAGGCCACGATCAGGGCCAAGTACACCTACGGCAAGCCGGTCAAGGGCAAGGCCACCGTCTCGATCGAACCAAATTTTGCACACTATCTGAACCATGATATTGGCAAACAGGAAAAGACGATCGATATCGATGGCAAGGGACACGTGGAGTTCAGCATCGAAGGCAACCAATACCGTGGCGGCTACTCTCCCCCTCTGAAAATCCTGGCCATCGTCACCGAGGAGCTGACGGGCAACAAGCAGAATGCTACAACGATTGTCAATCTTCACAGCCAACGCTACAAGATCGAGGGTGTGGATAATCCTCCCTCATATCAGCCGGGCAAGACCTTTGTCTTTCAGGTTGTGGTCAAGAATGTGGATGGTTCGCCGGTCAGGGATTCCACGAAGAAGGTCAAACTGAGCTTCATGAACGGCAATCGATTTTCGGCAGGAACTCGGCAGGAGTTCAACTTTGAGGGACCTCTAAACGAACATGGCATGGCCTCCTTCAACGTCACTCTGCCCGAAATGAAAATGAGTTATGTGAGCATAAATGCCGAGTTCGGGGACTCCTCATCCTACGTGGGGAGCATCTCAAAGTTCCATCCTGCCTTAGAAACCGACGAACCACTCAAGATTGAAGTGAAGACCAAGAC GCCAAAACTAGGCGAGACTGTTTCCTTTGAAGTCAAGTCGAATGCCGATATACCCTACTTTGTGTACACGATTGTCGCCAGGGGAAACATCGTGGACACCGACTATGTGGATGTACCAAAGGGCCGCAAGACTCACACGGTCAAGTTCGTGCCCAGCTTTGCGATGGTACCCCAGGCCACGATCTTCGTGCACTACATCTTCGACAACGAGCTGCGATTTGAAGAGAAACGAATCACCTTCGAGATGGATTTCACCAACTCG ATTGAAATATCTGCGCCGGCGGATGCAAAGCCTAGCGAAGAGATTAAGCTGCGTGTGAAGACGGATGCCGATTCTTTTGTGGGCCTTCTCGGAGTGGACCAGAGTGTGTTGCTGCTGAAGTCCGGTAACGATCTGAACCGTGATGAGATCTTCAACAGCCTCAGCAAATACCAAACGACGACCCCCTATCGTCGCGGCTTTGGCCGATATCCTGGAGAGACCTCAGGATTGGTGACCCTGACCAATGCCAACTATCCCTACAATACGG ATGATCTTATAGTACCTTTCTTCGTACTAAATTCGCCAATGCCGGTTGCATTTTCGATTGCGGGGGCACCTGGAATACCCGGCCCTCCAGGTCCTGCTTCAGCCTCAGGCGCAGTCCTTCCACAGATTCGGAAAGAGTTTCCGGAGAATTGGATATTTTACAATGCCGAAAA TACGGATGCCGATGGCTTTACTTTGGCGAAGAAAATCCCGGATACCATTACGTCATGGGTTGTCACGGGCTTCTCGCTGAACCCCAGCTCGGGCATCGCCCTGACCAAGAACCCCAGCAAAATCCGAGTATTCCAGCCATTCTTTGTGTCCACCAATTTGCCGTATTCCGTGAAAAGGG GCGAAGTGATAGCTATACCCGTGATCATATTCAACTACTTGGACAAGGCCCTCGATGCCGAGGTCACCATGGACAACACGGATAAGGAGTACGAGTTCACAGAGGCCACAAACGAGGTGGAGGAGAAGGCCAGCGACGAGGAGCGCCGAGTTAAACGCGTCACGATACCCGCAAACAGCGGCAAGAGCGTCTCGTTTATGATTCGCCCCAAGACTGTGGGCTCCACCACCCTGAAGATTACCGCCACATCGCCCCTAGCCGGCGACACAATTCACCAGAAGTTGAAGGTGGAGCCCGAGGGTGTCACTCAGTTCGTGAATCGAGCGGTTTTCATCAACCTGAAGGAACAGCCCGAGATGTCGGAGACCCTAGAAGTCCAGATACCCACGGAGGCGGTGCGCGACTCGGAGTTTATCGAGTTCTCGGTGATGGGCGACCTGCTAGGTCCCACACTCCAGAATCTCGACAATCTGGTGCGAATGCCGTACGGCTGCGGGGAGCAGAACATGGTGAACTTTGTGCCCAACATCCTGGTGCTGAAGTACTTGGAGGTGACCAACCGCAAGATGCCCAGCATTGAGGCCAAGGCAAGGAAGTTCCTGGAGATCGGCTACCAGCGGGAGCTGACCTACAAGCACGACGATGGCTCCTACAGTGCTTTCGGCAAGTCCGATCCGTCGGGCAGCACTTGGCTCACCGCCTACGTGATGCGATCCTTCCACCAGGCGGGCAAGTACACCGATGTGGATCCCAAGGTGGTGACCGCTGGCCTCGACTTCCTCTTGTCCAAGCAGAAGGAGAACGGAGAGTTCCCTGAGGTGGGAAAGCTCTTCGATAATGCCAATCAGAATGAGTTGGCTCTCACTTCATTCGTCCTGCTGGCCTTCTTCGAGAACCAA GAGCTCATTCCCAAGTACCAGAGTGCCATTGACAAGGGTGTGCAGTATGTGGCCGAGGAGGTGGACAAGACCGAGGATCAATATGCTCTGGCCATTGCCGCTGTGGCCCTGCAGCTGGCCAAGCATCCGCAGGCCGAGAAGGTGCTGGCCAAGCTGGAGGGTGAGGCCAAGCAGGAGAACGACCGCAAGTGGTGGTCCAAGGCAACGGAAACCAGCGGCGAGCAGTCCAGTCGCCTCACCATCTGGCGTCCCCGCAGCAACGATGTGGAGATCACCTCCTACGTGCTGCTGGCTCTGCTCGAGAAGAATCCCGCGGAGACGACGTTGCCCATCGTCAAGTGGCTGATTGGGCAGCGCAACAGCAACGGAGGCTTTGCCTCGACCCAGGACACGGTCATCGGCCTGCAGGCACTGACCAAATTCGCCTCCAAGACAGGCTCCGGCACTGGCACAATGGACGTTGAGTTTGTTCCCTCGAACGGCACCAAGTCCACCATCAAGGTGGAACCCGAAAACTCCCTGGTGCTGCAGACCCACGTACTGCCAAAGACCACGCGTAAGGTCGATTTCACGGCCAAGGGCACGGGGTCGGCGATGGTTCAGCTCTCGTATCGCTACAATCTGGCCGAGAAGGACAAGAAGCCCAGCTTCAAGGTTACGCCCACGGTGAAGGAGACCACCTCCAGCcagctgctggtggtggacaTTTGCGCCGAGTACATTCCGCTCGAGGATGGCGACAAGGAAAAGGACTCCAATATGGCTGTCATGGAGATCGTTCTGCCCTCCGGCTTTGTGGGGGATGCCGATAGTCTGAGCAAAATCCAGGCCGTAGACCGGGTGAAGCGGGTGGAAACCAAGAACTCCGACTCCACGGTCATTGTGTACTTTGACAGCTTGACACCCGGCGATGTGAAGTGTCTGCCCGTGGAGGCAACCAAAGCACATGCTGTGGCCAAACAGAAGCCCGCCGCCGTTTCCCTCTACGACTATTACGACACGGAACGCCGTGCCACCGAGTACTACCAGGTGAAGTCCTCCCTCTGCGATATCTGCGAGGGCAGCGACTGTGGCACTGGTTGCAAGAAAGAGTGA
- the LOC108162230 gene encoding CD109 antigen isoform X1, translated as MLRICLSVFLLQFALLINATGLYSVVGPGTIRSNFRYNVAVSVHKADGPSQMRISLNGPSYNETKEIEVEPMSTQNVEFDVPKLASGDYNLTAVGVTGIVFQNSTKLNHADDKLPTFIQTDKATYKPADLVQFRVLFVDEYTRPAKIDKPITIAITDGAQNRIKQLSDIKLTKGVYSGELQLSEQPVLGTWKIAVSVDGDGTETKTFEVDKYVLPKFEVIVESPKDLAVQDKVVKATIRAKYTYGKPVKGKATVSIEPNFAHYLNHDIGKQEKTIDIDGKGHVEFSIEGNQYRGGYSPPLKILAIVTEELTGNKQNATTIVNLHSQRYKIEGVDNPPSYQPGKTFVFQVVVKNVDGSPVRDSTKKVKLSFMNGNRFSAGTRQEFNFEGPLNEHGMASFNVTLPEMKMSYVSINAEFGDSSSYVGSISKFHPALETDEPLKIEVKTKTPKLGETVSFEVKSNADIPYFVYTIVARGNIVDTDYVDVPKGRKTHTVKFVPSFAMVPQATIFVHYIFDNELRFEEKRITFEMDFTNSIEISAPADAKPSEEIKLRVKTDADSFVGLLGVDQSVLLLKSGNDLNRDEIFNSLSKYQTTTPYRRGFGRYPGETSGLVTLTNANYPYNTGYPRWFSSGDYFLGSGGIEARTWYAMPQSRAFGPGLAAASASEPQYYEELAPSARTPAPPPAPRKEFPDTWIFLNSSDTDADGFTLAKKIPDTITSWVVTGFSLNPSSGIALTKNPSKIRVFQPFFVSTNLPYSVKRGEVIAIPVIIFNYLDKALDAEVTMDNTDKEYEFTEATNEVEEKASDEERRVKRVTIPANSGKSVSFMIRPKTVGSTTLKITATSPLAGDTIHQKLKVEPEGVTQFVNRAVFINLKEQPEMSETLEVQIPTEAVRDSEFIEFSVMGDLLGPTLQNLDNLVRMPYGCGEQNMVNFVPNILVLKYLEVTNRKMPSIEAKARKFLEIGYQRELTYKHDDGSYSAFGKSDPSGSTWLTAYVMRSFHQAGKYTDVDPKVVTAGLDFLLSKQKENGEFPEVGKLFDNANQNELALTSFVLLAFFENQELIPKYQSAIDKGVQYVAEEVDKTEDQYALAIAAVALQLAKHPQAEKVLAKLEGEAKQENDRKWWSKATETSGEQSSRLTIWRPRSNDVEITSYVLLALLEKNPAETTLPIVKWLIGQRNSNGGFASTQDTVIGLQALTKFASKTGSGTGTMDVEFVPSNGTKSTIKVEPENSLVLQTHVLPKTTRKVDFTAKGTGSAMVQLSYRYNLAEKDKKPSFKVTPTVKETTSSQLLVVDICAEYIPLEDGDKEKDSNMAVMEIVLPSGFVGDADSLSKIQAVDRVKRVETKNSDSTVIVYFDSLTPGDVKCLPVEATKAHAVAKQKPAAVSLYDYYDTERRATEYYQVKSSLCDICEGSDCGTGCKKE; from the exons ATGTTGAGGATATGTCTCAGTGTTTTTCTGTTGCAATTCGCATTGTTAATCAATGCCACCGG CCTCTATTCGGTTGTGGGGCCTGGCACCATCCGCTCCAACTTCAGGTACAATGTGGCCGTGTCCGTGCACAAGGCGGACGGCCCCAGCCAGATGAGAATCAGCCTCAATGGACCCTCCTACAACGAGACAAAGGAGATTGAGGTAGAGCCCATGTCCACCCAGAATGTGGAGTTCGATGTGCCGAAGCTGGCCAGCGGGGACTACAATCTGACAGCTGTCGGAGTGACGGGCATCGTCTTCCAGAACTCCACCAAGCTGAACCATGCCGACGATAAGCTCCCGACCTTCATTCAGACCGATAAGGCCACCTACAAGCCCGCCGATCTTGTGCAGTTCCGAGTACTATTCGTCGACGAGTACACTAGACCGGCCAAGATCGACAAGCCCATCACGATAGCCATCACTGATGGGGCCCAGAACCGCATTAAGCAGCTGTCGGACATCAAGCTGACGAAGGGCGTGTACTCCGGGGAGCTGCAGCTGTCCGAGCAGCCAGTGCTGGGCACCTGGAAGATCGCCGTGAGTGTGGACGGCGATGGCACGGAGACCAAGACATTCGAGGTGGACAAGTATGTGCTGCCCAAGTTCGAGGTGATCGTGGAGTCGCCCAAGGACTTGGCCGTGCAGGATAAGGTGGTGAAGGCCACGATCAGGGCCAAGTACACCTACGGCAAGCCGGTCAAGGGCAAGGCCACCGTCTCGATCGAACCAAATTTTGCACACTATCTGAACCATGATATTGGCAAACAGGAAAAGACGATCGATATCGATGGCAAGGGACACGTGGAGTTCAGCATCGAAGGCAACCAATACCGTGGCGGCTACTCTCCCCCTCTGAAAATCCTGGCCATCGTCACCGAGGAGCTGACGGGCAACAAGCAGAATGCTACAACGATTGTCAATCTTCACAGCCAACGCTACAAGATCGAGGGTGTGGATAATCCTCCCTCATATCAGCCGGGCAAGACCTTTGTCTTTCAGGTTGTGGTCAAGAATGTGGATGGTTCGCCGGTCAGGGATTCCACGAAGAAGGTCAAACTGAGCTTCATGAACGGCAATCGATTTTCGGCAGGAACTCGGCAGGAGTTCAACTTTGAGGGACCTCTAAACGAACATGGCATGGCCTCCTTCAACGTCACTCTGCCCGAAATGAAAATGAGTTATGTGAGCATAAATGCCGAGTTCGGGGACTCCTCATCCTACGTGGGGAGCATCTCAAAGTTCCATCCTGCCTTAGAAACCGACGAACCACTCAAGATTGAAGTGAAGACCAAGAC GCCAAAACTAGGCGAGACTGTTTCCTTTGAAGTCAAGTCGAATGCCGATATACCCTACTTTGTGTACACGATTGTCGCCAGGGGAAACATCGTGGACACCGACTATGTGGATGTACCAAAGGGCCGCAAGACTCACACGGTCAAGTTCGTGCCCAGCTTTGCGATGGTACCCCAGGCCACGATCTTCGTGCACTACATCTTCGACAACGAGCTGCGATTTGAAGAGAAACGAATCACCTTCGAGATGGATTTCACCAACTCG ATTGAAATATCTGCGCCGGCGGATGCAAAGCCTAGCGAAGAGATTAAGCTGCGTGTGAAGACGGATGCCGATTCTTTTGTGGGCCTTCTCGGAGTGGACCAGAGTGTGTTGCTGCTGAAGTCCGGTAACGATCTGAACCGTGATGAGATCTTCAACAGCCTCAGCAAATACCAAACGACGACCCCCTATCGTCGCGGCTTTGGCCGATATCCTGGAGAGACCTCAGGATTGGTGACCCTGACCAATGCCAACTATCCCTACAATACGG GTTATCCTAGGTGGTTTTCCTCAGGAGACTATTTCTTAGGGTCTGGAGGAATTGAAGCACGTACTTGGTATGCGATGCCCCAATCCCGCGCCTTTGGCCCAGGCCTTGCGGCTGCTTCGGCATCAGAACCACAATATTACGAAGAATTGGCACCATCGGCACGAACACCAGCCCCACCACCAGCCCCACGTAAAGAGTTTCCGGACACGTGGATATTCCTAAATAGTTCCGA TACGGATGCCGATGGCTTTACTTTGGCGAAGAAAATCCCGGATACCATTACGTCATGGGTTGTCACGGGCTTCTCGCTGAACCCCAGCTCGGGCATCGCCCTGACCAAGAACCCCAGCAAAATCCGAGTATTCCAGCCATTCTTTGTGTCCACCAATTTGCCGTATTCCGTGAAAAGGG GCGAAGTGATAGCTATACCCGTGATCATATTCAACTACTTGGACAAGGCCCTCGATGCCGAGGTCACCATGGACAACACGGATAAGGAGTACGAGTTCACAGAGGCCACAAACGAGGTGGAGGAGAAGGCCAGCGACGAGGAGCGCCGAGTTAAACGCGTCACGATACCCGCAAACAGCGGCAAGAGCGTCTCGTTTATGATTCGCCCCAAGACTGTGGGCTCCACCACCCTGAAGATTACCGCCACATCGCCCCTAGCCGGCGACACAATTCACCAGAAGTTGAAGGTGGAGCCCGAGGGTGTCACTCAGTTCGTGAATCGAGCGGTTTTCATCAACCTGAAGGAACAGCCCGAGATGTCGGAGACCCTAGAAGTCCAGATACCCACGGAGGCGGTGCGCGACTCGGAGTTTATCGAGTTCTCGGTGATGGGCGACCTGCTAGGTCCCACACTCCAGAATCTCGACAATCTGGTGCGAATGCCGTACGGCTGCGGGGAGCAGAACATGGTGAACTTTGTGCCCAACATCCTGGTGCTGAAGTACTTGGAGGTGACCAACCGCAAGATGCCCAGCATTGAGGCCAAGGCAAGGAAGTTCCTGGAGATCGGCTACCAGCGGGAGCTGACCTACAAGCACGACGATGGCTCCTACAGTGCTTTCGGCAAGTCCGATCCGTCGGGCAGCACTTGGCTCACCGCCTACGTGATGCGATCCTTCCACCAGGCGGGCAAGTACACCGATGTGGATCCCAAGGTGGTGACCGCTGGCCTCGACTTCCTCTTGTCCAAGCAGAAGGAGAACGGAGAGTTCCCTGAGGTGGGAAAGCTCTTCGATAATGCCAATCAGAATGAGTTGGCTCTCACTTCATTCGTCCTGCTGGCCTTCTTCGAGAACCAA GAGCTCATTCCCAAGTACCAGAGTGCCATTGACAAGGGTGTGCAGTATGTGGCCGAGGAGGTGGACAAGACCGAGGATCAATATGCTCTGGCCATTGCCGCTGTGGCCCTGCAGCTGGCCAAGCATCCGCAGGCCGAGAAGGTGCTGGCCAAGCTGGAGGGTGAGGCCAAGCAGGAGAACGACCGCAAGTGGTGGTCCAAGGCAACGGAAACCAGCGGCGAGCAGTCCAGTCGCCTCACCATCTGGCGTCCCCGCAGCAACGATGTGGAGATCACCTCCTACGTGCTGCTGGCTCTGCTCGAGAAGAATCCCGCGGAGACGACGTTGCCCATCGTCAAGTGGCTGATTGGGCAGCGCAACAGCAACGGAGGCTTTGCCTCGACCCAGGACACGGTCATCGGCCTGCAGGCACTGACCAAATTCGCCTCCAAGACAGGCTCCGGCACTGGCACAATGGACGTTGAGTTTGTTCCCTCGAACGGCACCAAGTCCACCATCAAGGTGGAACCCGAAAACTCCCTGGTGCTGCAGACCCACGTACTGCCAAAGACCACGCGTAAGGTCGATTTCACGGCCAAGGGCACGGGGTCGGCGATGGTTCAGCTCTCGTATCGCTACAATCTGGCCGAGAAGGACAAGAAGCCCAGCTTCAAGGTTACGCCCACGGTGAAGGAGACCACCTCCAGCcagctgctggtggtggacaTTTGCGCCGAGTACATTCCGCTCGAGGATGGCGACAAGGAAAAGGACTCCAATATGGCTGTCATGGAGATCGTTCTGCCCTCCGGCTTTGTGGGGGATGCCGATAGTCTGAGCAAAATCCAGGCCGTAGACCGGGTGAAGCGGGTGGAAACCAAGAACTCCGACTCCACGGTCATTGTGTACTTTGACAGCTTGACACCCGGCGATGTGAAGTGTCTGCCCGTGGAGGCAACCAAAGCACATGCTGTGGCCAAACAGAAGCCCGCCGCCGTTTCCCTCTACGACTATTACGACACGGAACGCCGTGCCACCGAGTACTACCAGGTGAAGTCCTCCCTCTGCGATATCTGCGAGGGCAGCGACTGTGGCACTGGTTGCAAGAAAGAGTGA